In Erwinia sp. SLM-02, the genomic window CTATTGAGAATAGCAGTTCACTCCATCCCCGTTAACATCAGGTTATCCTTTGATTTTTAAAGCATAACGTTTATGGCTGCGCTATGACACTGTTTTGATTATCTTCTGCCAGTACGTGAACTGCGCCTACCGTGTGGGGTTATTCTGACAAAACACGGTTAAATATCTGCCTTTGATCACATTTATTTGCAGCATGACGACAAAATTTCATACTTTTCTGCGATGGTTACACAAATTCAGTCAGAACTCAGAAAGGGAGAAACTATGTTCAAGCCCGGCATTACGCTGGTTGCACTTATGGTGAGCAGCACTTTACAGGCGGCCACGGTCGATTTTCGTATTATGGAAACCACCGATCTGCACAGCAATATGATGGATTTCGATTACTACAAGGATCGGCCCACCGATAAATACGGTCTGGTGCGCACCGCCTCGCTGATTGCCGCAGCCCGCCAGCAGGCAACGAACAGCGTGCTGGTGGATAACGGCGACGTGATCCAGGGCAGTCCGCTGGGCGATTATATGGCGGCGAAAGGGTTGAATGAGGGCGAGGTTCATCCGGTGTATAAAGCGATGAACACCCTGAACTACAGCGTCGGCAACCTGGGCAATCACGAATTCAATTACGGCCTCGACTACCTGAAAAAGGCCATTCACGGCGCGCGTTTCCCCTACGTGAACGCCAATATTATTGACGTTGCCAGCGGCAAGCCGCTGTTTACGCCCTTTCTGATTGAACCGGTCACCGTGCGCGACCGCGAGGGTAAAGAACACATCCTGAAGGTCGGCTATATCGGCTTTGTCCCACCGCAGATCATGGTCTGGGATAAAAAGAACCTCAGCGGCAAGGTCACCGTCGAGGACATTACCGCCACGGCGAAAAAATGGGTGCCGGAGATGCGCGCTCAGGGGGCCGATATCGTGGTAGCCATTCCGCACTCCGGCCTGTCGAGCGAGCCGTATCACGCGCTGGCGGAAAACTCCGTTTACTACCTCAGCCTGGTTCCGGGCATTGATGCCATTATGTTTGGCCACGCGCACGCCGTCTTCCCCAGCGCCGACTTCGCCGCGATTAAGGGCGCTGACATCAACCAGGGGACGCTGAATGGCATTCCGGCAGTGATGCCCGGGATGTGGGGCGATCACCTCGGCGTGGTCGATCTGGTGCTGAATAACGAGAGCGGAAGCTGGAAGGTCAGCAGCGCCAGAGCAGAAGCCCGGCCTGTTTATGACAAGGCGGCGAAACAGTCGCTGGCGGCGGAAGATCCGGCGCTGGTGAAGGTGCTGGCCAACGACCATAGCGCTACGCGCGAGTTTGTCAGCCAGCCGATCGGCAAATCCGCCGACGTGATGGCCAGCTATCTGTCACTGGTGCAGGACGATCCGACCGTACAGATCGTCAATAACGCCCAGCGCGACTATACCAAACGCTTTATTCAGGGCGACCCTGACCTGGCTCACCTGCCGGTGCTGTCCGCCGCTGCGCCGTTTAAGGCCGGTGGCCGTAAAAACGATCCGGCCAGCTATGTCGAAGTGGATAAAGGCCAGCTGACGTTCCGTAACGCCGCCGATCTCTACCTGTACCCGAATACCCTTGTGGTGATGAAAGTCAGCGGTGCTCAGGTGAAAGAGTGGCTGGAGTGCTCCGCCGGGCAGTTTAATCAGATTGATATTCACAGCAGCAGGCCGCAGTCGCTGATTAACTGGGACTTCCGTACCTACAATTTCGATGTGATTGACGGCGTGACTTACCAGATTGATATCACTCAACCCGCACGCTATGACAGCGAGTGCCAGCTGATTGATGCACAAAGCTCGCGCATTCGCGATCTGGCCTATCAGGGGAAACCGATCGATCCTGAAGCCACCTTCCTCGTTGCCACCAATAACTATCGCGCTTACGGCGGGAAGTTTGCGGGCACGGGTGAAAAGCAGGTCGCGTTTGCCTCACCGGATGAGAACCGTTCGGTGCTCGCCGCTTATATCAGCGCGCAGACCAAAGCCGAAGGCGAGGTGAAGCCGCAGGCCGATAATAACTGGCGTCTGGCCCCTATCGTCAGCGATACGCCGCTGGATATTCGTTTTGAAACCGCGCCGGGGGAGAAAGCCGCTGAGTTTATTCGCAGCCACGGGCAGTATCCGCTGAAACAGGTGGCAACGGATGAGACAGGTTTTGCGATTTATCAGCTGAAACTGCAGTAGCGGGGAACAGCAGCAGGCGCGCCCCGCAGGGCGCGCCTGAGGGATTACAGAATTTCCAGCAGTTCGACTTCAAATACCAGCGTGCTGTATGGCGGGATGGATGCGCCAGCACCACGCTCGCCGTAGGCCAGGTTGTGAGGGATAACCAGCTCCCACTTGGAACCAACCGGCATCAGGGTCAGCGCTTCGATCCAGCCTGGGATCACGCCGCTTACCGGGAATTCAGCCGGTTCGCCACGCTGAACGGAGCTGTCAAACACGCTGCCGTCGATCAGTTTACCGGTGTAGTGAACGCGTACGCGGTCCTGACGGGATGGAATAGTGCCTTCACCCTGAGTCAGTACGCTAAACTGCAGACCGGTTTCGGTGCTGCTGACGCCGTCACGCTTCGCATTCTCTTCCAGGAATTTCTGACCTTCTACCGCCAGCGCTTTCTGACGCTCCTGACGCACAACTTCAGCGCGTTCGTGAACTTCACGCAGCGCACGATGAACAACATCAACAGGAACCGCCGGGGCATTCCCTTCCAGCGCATCACGCAGACCCGCCAGTAGCGCCTCTGGTTGCAAACCCTGCAGGCCAGATTCCTGCAGCTGCTGACCAACCTGTAAACCGATACCGTAACTTGCTTGCGCTTCTACACTGTCAAAAGAAGGGGTTGTCATGGATTTTCCTTTCATCATTGATAAAACCGAACGCGAAGCATAACAGCGCAGAGAACGGGCGTAAAATCCCATCTTCCACTGGTGACTTTTGATCGCGAAAGAGAAACAATAATGTCTTCAATTATTCAGAATGCTCAAATGGTTACCGCATCGTGTGTCTTGCCTGTTGCCCGAATAAAAACAGACCACGTTTGTCCTGATTGCGGATTTTTTTCATCCTACCGGTAACCGGTTCAGCTACAGTGTACTCAGAGGTATTAATGGGCCAGATTGCCCGCCGGCGCAGGAAAAGCCAGCCACGTTTCTCTTTCGCATGGAAAAGCTGGATGGCCAGAATCTCACTGATGGCGCGCGGCGTGCGTCGAAAGGAGGAAGCTATGCCAAACGCATCTAAGGTTTCACGCGCCCCCGCGTGGCTCAGCCATATCTGGCATCTGCCGGACGGGATGCGCTGGATGGATCCCCTTCCTGCACCCCATCGCCGCGGTATTATCGCCGCCGTCGTGGTGATCCTGCTGGCCTTCCTGTGGCCAACGCCTTCCCCGCAGCGGGTGCCGGTTACACCGCTGC contains:
- the fklB gene encoding FKBP-type peptidyl-prolyl cis-trans isomerase — its product is MTTPSFDSVEAQASYGIGLQVGQQLQESGLQGLQPEALLAGLRDALEGNAPAVPVDVVHRALREVHERAEVVRQERQKALAVEGQKFLEENAKRDGVSSTETGLQFSVLTQGEGTIPSRQDRVRVHYTGKLIDGSVFDSSVQRGEPAEFPVSGVIPGWIEALTLMPVGSKWELVIPHNLAYGERGAGASIPPYSTLVFEVELLEIL
- a CDS encoding bifunctional 2',3'-cyclic-nucleotide 2'-phosphodiesterase/3'-nucleotidase; amino-acid sequence: MFKPGITLVALMVSSTLQAATVDFRIMETTDLHSNMMDFDYYKDRPTDKYGLVRTASLIAAARQQATNSVLVDNGDVIQGSPLGDYMAAKGLNEGEVHPVYKAMNTLNYSVGNLGNHEFNYGLDYLKKAIHGARFPYVNANIIDVASGKPLFTPFLIEPVTVRDREGKEHILKVGYIGFVPPQIMVWDKKNLSGKVTVEDITATAKKWVPEMRAQGADIVVAIPHSGLSSEPYHALAENSVYYLSLVPGIDAIMFGHAHAVFPSADFAAIKGADINQGTLNGIPAVMPGMWGDHLGVVDLVLNNESGSWKVSSARAEARPVYDKAAKQSLAAEDPALVKVLANDHSATREFVSQPIGKSADVMASYLSLVQDDPTVQIVNNAQRDYTKRFIQGDPDLAHLPVLSAAAPFKAGGRKNDPASYVEVDKGQLTFRNAADLYLYPNTLVVMKVSGAQVKEWLECSAGQFNQIDIHSSRPQSLINWDFRTYNFDVIDGVTYQIDITQPARYDSECQLIDAQSSRIRDLAYQGKPIDPEATFLVATNNYRAYGGKFAGTGEKQVAFASPDENRSVLAAYISAQTKAEGEVKPQADNNWRLAPIVSDTPLDIRFETAPGEKAAEFIRSHGQYPLKQVATDETGFAIYQLKLQ